A stretch of the Neodiprion lecontei isolate iyNeoLeco1 chromosome 4, iyNeoLeco1.1, whole genome shotgun sequence genome encodes the following:
- the LOC107217669 gene encoding acetyl-CoA carboxylase isoform X7, producing MSGEEKKAEPNLQEAVATPPRKIRHRPSMSQGTVMIQAQSRQLEKDFTVATPEEFVRRFGGTQVINKVLIANNGIAAVKCMRSIRRWSYEMFKNERAIRFVVMVTPEDLKANAEYIKMADQYVPVPGGSNNNNYANVELIIDIAVRTQVQAVWAGWGHASENPKLPELLHKNNIIFIGPSERAMWALGDKIASSIVAQTADVPTLPWSGSELKAHYSGKKIKISSELFKKGCVSSVEECLAAASKIGFPIMVKASEGGGGKGIRKVDNAEELPSLFRQVQTEIPGSPIFIMKLAKCARHLEVQLLADNYGNAISLFGRDCSIQRRHQKIIEEAPAVIAKPEVFEEMEKAAVRLAKMVGYVSAGTVEYLYDTSGRYYFLELNPRLQVEHPCTEMVSDVNLPAAQLQVAMGLPLHHIKDIRLLYGESPWGDTPIDFDQPRHKPQPWGHVIAARITSENPDEGFKPSSGTVQELNFRSSKNVWGYFSVGASGGLHEFADSQFGHCFSWGEDRNQASENLVVALKELSIRGDFRTTVEYLITLLETESFQSNSFDTAWLDLLIAERVQSDKPDVLLAVTCGALHIADRTITAAFNGFQTALEKGQIQASNDLDNVCEVELINDGFKYKVQTAKSGPNSYFLVMNGSYKEVEIHRLSDGGLLLSMEGSSFTTYMREEVDRYRIVIGNQTCIFEKDNDPSLLRSPSAGKLISFLVEDGGHIDRGQAYAEIEVMKMVMTVTAGEAGSLFYVKRPGAILDAGTLIAHLELDDPSLVSKAQEYTGQFPAPIAPAIPEKLNQLHAKYRSALENTLAGYCLPDPYHLPRLRELIEKFMNSLRDPSLPLLELQEVISTISGRIPVSVEKKIRKYMTLYERNITSVLAQFPSQQIASVIDGHAATLSKRTDRDVFFLTTQGIVQLVQRYRNGIRGRMKTAVHELLRQYYTVESQFQQGHYDKCVSALREQHKDEMSMVTATIFSHNHVQKKNVLVTMLIDHLWANEPGLTDELASTLTELTSLNRTEHSRVALRARQVLIAAHQPAYELRHNQMESIFLSAVDMYGHDFHPENLQKLILSETSIFDILHDFFYHSNRAVCNAALEVYVRRAYISYELACLQHLELSGEIPLVHFQFLLPNNHPNRQNLTLVNHRTGAMAAFKDLEEFSQYSDEVLDLLEDLSSRNTVSAKVLEAVETAGSESRHSTSINVSLSTGETGIAEGGEIPAEPVHILSIAVQDNGNQDDAVMSRLFGDWCATNKEELITRGIRRVTFAALKKRQFPKFFTFRQRDGFIEDRIYRHLEPGCAFQLELNRMRTYDLEALPTSNQKMHLYLGQAKVAKGQQVTDYRFFIRSIIRHSDLITKEASFDYLHNEGERVLLEAMDELEVAFSHPLAKRTDCNHIFLNFAPTVIMDPGRIEESVTSMVLRYGPRLWKLRVRQAEIKMTIRPAPGRPTSNVRLCIANDSGYSIDLHLYTEATEPKTGIIRFESYGSTAVNANWRPGPMHGLPISTPYLTKDYLQAKRFQAQSSGTTYVYDLPDMFRQQIEKFWEKYIEERPTSENIKIPSPVLDCVELVLDGENLVEQKRLPGENDVGMVAWKLRLYTPEYPAGRDIILIANDLTFQIGSFGPKEDLVFCRASETARDLGIPRIYFSANSGARIGLAEEVKGLFRISWEDENEPEKGFKYIYVTPDDYARLAPHNSIKASLIEDNGEPRYKITDIIGKDDGLGVENLKYAGMIAGETSQAYNEVVTISVVSCRAIGIGSYLLRLGQRVIQIENSHIILTGYRALNTVLGREVYASNNQLGGIQIMHNNGVSHATEPRDLDGIATVLRWISYVPKSKGAQLPILSAPHPDPIDREIGYVPTKAPYDPRWMLEGRHSPIDAAAWESGFFDRGSWQEIMRPWAQTVVTGRARLGGIPCGVIAVETRTVELHLPADPANLDSEAKTVSQAGQVWFPDSAYKTAQAIRDFGKEELPLFIFANWRGFSGGMKDMYEQVVKFGAYIVDALKEYTRPVIVYIPPNGELRGGAWAVVDPSINPRHMEMFADTTSRGGVLEPEGIVEIKFRNKDIIKTMHRVDPVIRNFKEKISSSTSAEERANLESEIRKREQILDPMYHQVAVHFADLHDTPERMLEKGVISEIIPWKTARRMLYWRLRRKLLECDAINDVLSTQPSLGVGTVVSMLRRWFVEDRGATESYLWDQDEAVAKWLISQNETEGSVLSRNINCVRRNAVLTRVKEALECCPDVRLDAVIEIAHRLQAGERAELLRTLSQLETSGEEHHNDSSASS from the exons GCCCAGCATGTCGCAAGGCACGGTGATGATCCAAGCGCAAAGTCGACAATTAGAAAAGGATTTCACCGTTGCAACGCCCGAAGAATTTGTCCGTAGATTTGGCGGAACTCAAGTGATAAACAAA GTTCTCATAGCAAATAATGGAATCGCTGCGGTCAAATGCATGCGATCAATTCGCCGATGGTCGTACGAAATGTTCAAAAACGAGAGAGCGATTCGCTTCGTAGTTATGGTCACCCCGGAAGATTTGAAAGCAAATGCCGAGTACATTAAAATGGCTGATCAGTACGTACCAGTGCCTGGAGGATCCAACAATAACAACTATGCAAATGTTGAATTGATCATCGACATTGCGGTCCGTACTCAAGTACAAGCTGTCTGGGCTGGATGGGGTCATGCGTCGGAAAATCCAAAATTGCCTGAACTTTTGCACAAAAATAACATAATATTTATCG GACCTTCTGAAAGGGCGATGTGGGCTCTTGGAGATAAAATTGCTTCTAGTATTGTTGCTCAAACTGCAGATGTACCCACACTCCCATGGTCTGGCTCGGAATTGAAAGCTCACTACagtggaaagaaaataaaaatatcatctgaattatttaaaaaggGATGTGTCTCTAGCGTGGAAGAATGTCTTGCTGCTGCGAGTAAAATCGGGTTTCCTATAATGGTAAAGGCAAGCGAAGGCGGAGGTGGAAAAGGTATTCGTAAAGTCGATAATGCTGAAGAGTTACCTTCGCTATTTAG ACAAGTACAAACAGAGATCCCAGGATCGCCCATATTCATAATGAAGCTTGCCAAATGTGCTCGGCACTTGGAAGTGCAACTATTAGCTGATAACTATGGAAATGCTATCTCACTCTTCGGACGTGATTGTTCTATCCAAAGGAGACATCAGAAAATCATTGAGGAAGCACCTGCTGTCATTGCTAAACCAGAAGTCtttgaagaaatggaaaaa GCTGCTGTCAGGCTGGCAAAAATGGTAGGATACGTTAGTGCTGGCACAGTTGAATATCTTTACGATACATCAGGTCGTTACTATTTCTTGGAACTAAACCCTCGCTTACAAGTAGAACATCCCTGCACAGAAATGGTTTCTGATGTCAATTTACCTGCTGCTCAACTTCAAGTTGCAATGGGGTTGCCTTTGCATCATATAAAGGATATTCGGCTTTTGTACGGGGAAAGTCCATGGGGTGATACTCCCATTGATTTCGATCAACCAAGGCACAAACCACAACCTTGGGGTCATGTCATCGCTGCCAGAATCACAAGTGAAAATCCAGATGAAG GATTTAAGCCAAGTTCAGGAACGGTGCAAGAGCTCAATTTCAGATCGTCGAAAAACGTCTGGGGATATTTTTCAGTCGGTGCATCTGGAGGATTGCACGAATTTGCCGACTCGCAATTTGGTCATTGTTTTTCATGGGGTGAAGACCGTAATCAAGCTAGCGAAAATTTAGTTGTTGCTTTAAAAGAATTGAGTATCAGAGGTGATTTTAGAACCACAGTAGAGTACCTCATAACACTTCTCGAAACTGAATCCTTCCAGTCAAACAGCTTTGATACCGCGTGGCTTGACTTACTCATTGCTGAACGTGTTCAAAGTGATAAACCAGACGTTTTGCTGGCCGTGACTTGCGGGGCGTTACATATCGCTGATAGAACAATCACAGCTGCATTTAATGGTTTTCAAACAGCCTTAGAAAAGGGTCAAATCCAAGCCAGCAATGACTTGGACAACGTTTGTGAG GTTGAACTTATCAATGATGGATTCAAATACAAAGTACAGACAGCTAAATCAGGCCCAAACTCCTACTTCCTTGTAATGAATGGTTCCTATAAAGAAGTGGAGATTCATAGACTTTCGGACGGAGGTTTACTACTTTCAATGGAGGGATCAAGTTTCACGACCTACATGAGAGAGGAAGTTGATCGGTACAGAATAGTAATTGGCAACCAGACATGTATATTTGAAAAGGATAATGATCCGTCATTGTTGAGATCACCTTCAGCGGGTAAACTTATCAGTTTTCTGGTAGAGGATGGTGGCCATATTGATCGTGGTCAAGCATATGCTGAAATAGAAGTAATGAAGATGGTTATGACGGTGACGGCTGGAGAAGCTGGTAGTTTGTTTTACGTTAAACGACCTGGTGCAATCTTAGATGCAGGAACATTGATTGCCCATTTGGAATTAGATGATCCTTCACTAGTCAGCAAAGCGCAAGAATACACTGGGCAATTCCCAGCACCAATTGCGCCTGCTATTCCTGAAAAACTCAACCAACTTCACGCTAAATATAGAAGCGCTTTGGAAAATACCCTTGCTGGATACTGTTTGCCCGATCCTTACCATCTACCGAGGCTCCGAGAACTGATTGAAAAGTTCATGAATTCCCTGCGCGATCCTAGCTTACCCCTGCTAGAGCTCCAAGAAGTGATCTCCACTATCTCTGGAAGAATTCCCGTATCTGTAGAGAAGAAGATCAGAAAATACATGACCTTATACGAAAGAAACATCACTTCAGTTTTAGCCCAGTTTCCAAGCCAGCAAATTGCGTCTGTAATTGACGGACATGCCGCCACCCTTTCCAAACGAACGGACAGAGACGTTTTCTTCTTGACAACTCAAGGTATTGTTCAACTGGTACAAAGATATCGCAATGGTATTCGTGGCAGGATGAAAACAGCGGTTCACGAACTTCTACGGCAGTACTACACAGTTGAAAGCCAATTCCAACAAGGACATTATGACAAGTGTGTGTCGGCTTTGAGGGAACAGCATAAAGATGAAATGAGTATGGTCACTGCTACTATTTTCAGTCACAATCatgtacaaaagaaaaatgtctTGGTTACTATGCTCATTGATCACTTGTGGGCTAACGAACCTGGGCTTACAGACGAGCTGGCCAGTACACTGACTGAATTAACAAGTTTAAATCGCACCGAACACAGCAGAGTGGCTCTAAGAGCTAGGCAAGTCTTGATAGCAGCACATCAACCTGCATACGAACTGAGACATAATCAGATGGAATCCATATTCTTATCTGCAGTCGATATGTATGGACATGATTTTCATCCTGAGAATCTCCAGAAGCTGATACTTTCTGAAACTTCTATATTCGATATACTACACGATTTCTTTTATCACTCGAACCGTGCTGTCTGCAATGCTGCTTTGGAAGTTTACGTTCGCAGAGCTTACATCAGTTACGAATTAGCATGTCTGCAGCACCTAGAACTATCTGGAGAAATACCTTTAGTTcactttcaatttcttttgcCGAACAATCATCCAAATCGCCAGAATCTTACTCTTGTCAATCATAGAACAGGAGCTATGGCTGCCTTCAAAGATCTCGAAGAGTTTAGCCAGTACTCTGATGAGGTACTTGACCTGCTAGAAGACTTGTCGTCCCGAAATACAGTTTCTGCCAAAGTTCTCGAGGCTGTAGAAACTGCTGGAAGTGAATCTCGGCACAGTACGTCGATCAATGTTTCTCTGAGTACTGGTGAAACAGGTATTGCTGAGGGAGGTGAAATACCTGCGGAACCTGTTCACATATTAAGCATTGCTGTACAAGATAATGGTAATCAAGACGACGCAGTCATGTCCAGACTGTTCGGAGACTGGTGCGCGACTAACAAAGAGGAGTTAATTACTCGTGGAATCAGAAGAGTGACATTTGCTGCCCTAAAAAAGAGGcagtttccaaaatttttcactttccgaCAACGTGATGGATTTATTGAAGATCGTATTTACAGACATCTTGAACCAGGCTGTGCCTTCCAGTTGGAACTTAACAGAATGCGGACTTATGACCTTGAAGCTTTACCTACATCAAATCAAAAGATGCATCTCTATTTAGGACAAGCTAAG GTTGCCAAGGGCCAGCAAGTTACAGACTATCGCTTCTTCATCCGTTCCATTATACGTCACTCAGATCTCATCACAAAGGAGGCTAGCTTTGATTACTTGCATAACGAAGGTGAACGAGTACTATTGGAAGCAATGGACGAGCTTGAAGTAGCCTTTTCCCATCCCCTAGCAAAACGCACGGATTGCAACCATATATTCTTGAACTTTGCACCAACTGTTATAATGGATCCAGGCAGAATTGAAGAAAGTGTTACGAGCATGGTGCTCAGATATGGTCCTAGACTGTGGAAATTACGAGTTAGACAA GCTGAGATAAAAATGACAATTCGTCCAGCACCAGGAAGACCAACTTCAAACGTTCGTCTTTGTATTGCAAATGATAGTGGATATAGCATTGATCTACACCTTTATACTGAGGCTACGGAACCCAAGACTGGTATTATCCGTTTTGAGTCTTATGGATCTACGGCAGTTAATGCGAACTGGCGACCAGGACCAATGCATGGTTTGCCTATTTCTACACCTTACCTGACCAAAGATTATCTCCAGGCTAAACGGTTCCAAGCACAGAGTTCGGGAACTACTTATGTGTATGATTTACCGGATATGTTCCGTCAACAAATTGAGAAGTTCTGGGAGAAATACATTGAGGAAAGACCTACCTCAG AAAATATCAAGATTCCGAGCCCGGTATTGGACTGTGTCGAACTTGTTTTGGACGGTGAAAATTTAGTAGAACAAAAGCGATTACCTGGTGAAAACGACGTTGGCATGGTCGCATGGAAACTCAGACTTTACACCCCAGAGTACCCAGCTGGAAGAGATATCATACTTATTGCAAATGATTTGACTTTCCAAATTGGTTCGTTTGGACCAAAAGAAGATCTCGTATTTTGTAGAGCATCTGAAACAGCTAGAGATCTTGGAATTCCAAGAATTTACTTCTCGGCGAATTCTGGTGCCAGAATTGGTCTTGCTGAAGAG GTGAAAGGCTTGTTCAGAATTTCGTGGGAGGATGAAAACGAGCCTGAAAAGGGCTTCAAATACATCTATGTAACTCCTGACGACTATGCTAGATTAGCACCGCATAATTCAATTAAGGCATCATTAATTGAAGACAATGGTGAGCCTCGCTACAAGATAACTGATATTATAGGCAAAGATGATGGACTGGGAGTTGAAAATCTTAAATATGCTGGTATGATTGCTGGTGAAACGTCTCAAGCATATAACGAG GTGGTTACAATATCAGTTGTCTCATGCCGTGCAATTGGTATTGGTTCTTATTTACTGCGACTTGGGCAACGAGTTATACAAATTGAGAACTCGCACATTATATTAACCGGGTATAGAGCACTGAATACAGTGTTGGGTCGTGAGGTTTACGCTAGTAATAATCAATTGGGTGGAATTCAAATAATGCACAATAACGGTGTTTCACACGCAACTGAACCAAGAGATTTAGATGGTATAGCCACTGTACTCAGATGGATTAGCTATGTACCTAAATCTAAAGGAGCCCAGCTTCCTATTCTCTCTGCACCACATCCAGATCCAATTGACCGAGAAATTGGATATGTTCCTACCAAGGCTCCCTATGATCCCAGGTGGATGCTTGAAGGAAGACATTCTCCCATTGACGCTGCGGCTTGGGAAAGTggatttttcgatcgtggttcATGGCAG GAAATTATGCGGCCTTGGGCACAAACTGTGGTAACTGGACGTGCTAGACTTGGAGGTATCCCTTGCGGTGTGATAGCCGTAGAAACACGAACTGTCGAACTGCATTTACCAGCAGATCCCGCAAATTTGGACTCTGAAGCAAAGACAGTCTCACAGGCGGGTCAAGTCTGGTTTCCAGACAGTGCATATAAAACTGCTCAGGCTATTCGTGATTTTGGCAAAGAAGAACTGCCTCTTTTCATCTTTGCTAACTGGCGTGGTTTTTCGGGTGGTATGAAAG ACATGTACGAGCAAGTTGTTAAGTTTGGTGCTTACATTGTTGATGCGTTAAAAGAGTATACCAGACCAGTGATAGTGTACATCCCTCCAAATGGAGAACTAAGAGGTGGTGCATGGGCAGTTGTTGATCCATCTATAAACCCCAGGCATATGGAAATGTTTGCCGACACAACAAGCCGTGGAGGTGTATTAGAACCAGAAGGAATCGTCGAAATCAAATTTAGaaacaaagatataattaaaACCATGCATAGAGTTGACCCTGTCATACGTAACTTCaag gaaaaaatatcgagttCAACCTCCGCTGAAGAACGTGCTAACCTGGAAAGCGAAATCCGGAAAAGAGAACAGATCTTGGATCCCATGTATCACCAAGTCGCTGTTCACTTTGCCGATCTTCATGATACTCCTGAAAGAATGTTGGAGAAGGGTGTCATTAGTGAAATAATTCCATGGAAAACAGCACGCCGCATGTTATATTGGAGACTCAGACGTAAACTCCTGGAGTGTGATGCCATAAACGATGTCTTGTCAACACAGCCTAGCTTGGGTGTTGGAACAGTAGTTTCTATGCTGAGACGCTGGTTCGTAGAAGACAGAGGTGCTACAGAGTCTTATCTGTGGGACCAGGATGAGGCTGTAGCCAAGTGGTTAATAAGCCAGAATGAAACTGAAGGCAGTGTTCTAAGCCGTAATATTAATTGCGTACGGAGGAACGCGGTTCTCACTCGGGTTAAGGAGGCCCTTGAATGTTGTCCAGACGTGAGATTAGATGCAGTTATAGAAATCGCGCACAGACTGCAAGCTGGTGAACGTGCCGAACTTCTGCGAACTCTCTCACAGCTTGAAACGTCTGGAGAAGAACATCACAATGATTCTAGTGCTTCGTCATAG